The Gemmatimonadota bacterium genome has a window encoding:
- a CDS encoding GAF domain-containing protein: MLDATNTLKDLQTMREEGYLSDPIIRKAVRQIEEADERFDWVGVYLLDTENNELWLHNYRGESTEHAKIPVGQGVCGAAVESGENQNVPDVHAIENYIACTPDVQSELVVLIRAGDEILGQIDIDSNRPAAFTDEDEATVVIIADKLAEVLMADRR, from the coding sequence ATGCTCGACGCGACGAACACGCTGAAGGACCTGCAGACGATGCGCGAGGAGGGCTACCTCTCCGACCCCATCATCCGGAAGGCCGTGCGCCAGATCGAGGAGGCCGACGAGCGCTTCGACTGGGTCGGCGTCTACCTGCTGGACACCGAGAACAACGAGCTGTGGCTGCACAACTACCGCGGCGAGTCGACCGAGCACGCCAAGATCCCGGTGGGACAGGGCGTGTGCGGAGCCGCGGTGGAGTCCGGCGAGAACCAGAACGTGCCGGACGTGCACGCGATCGAGAACTACATCGCCTGCACCCCCGACGTGCAGTCGGAGCTGGTGGTGCTGATCCGCGCCGGCGACGAGATCCTCGGCCAGATCGACATCGATTCCAACAGGCCGGCGGCGTTCACCGACGAGGACGAGGCGACGGTCGTGATCATCGCCGACAAGCTCGCCGAGGTCCTGATGGCCGACCGCAGGTGA
- a CDS encoding M42 family metallopeptidase, with amino-acid sequence MNDTSRTFLDRLLSTPGPSGHEAAAAAVWREEASSFADDVRADVSGNSLATLKGDGAPRVMLAGHIDEIGFMVTHIDEDGFLYFNGIGGWDPQVAVAQRVVLLTRAGEVRGVVGRKPIHLIKEDERKQAAKLTELWIDIGASNSDEVAERGVRVGDSAVIDAPLLDLGNGRIASRSIDNRIGAFVVLEALRKLAEDPAPAASVTAVATTQEEIGHSGGGARTSAYRLEPDVALVVDVTFATDAPGIEKKELGEHELGGGPVLARGSAAHPMVFERLAAVAEREGIAHSITASPRYTSTDADAIYLTRAGVATGLVSVPNRYMHSPNEIVALDDLDAAANLIAAFCRDLTADDDFVPR; translated from the coding sequence GTGAACGATACATCACGCACATTTCTGGACCGCCTGCTGAGCACGCCCGGGCCCAGCGGCCACGAGGCCGCCGCCGCCGCAGTGTGGAGGGAGGAGGCGAGCTCGTTCGCCGACGACGTGCGAGCCGACGTAAGCGGCAACTCGCTGGCGACGCTCAAAGGGGACGGCGCGCCGCGCGTCATGCTCGCCGGCCACATTGACGAGATCGGGTTCATGGTGACCCACATCGACGAGGACGGTTTCCTCTACTTCAACGGCATCGGTGGGTGGGACCCGCAGGTCGCCGTGGCGCAGCGCGTGGTCCTGCTCACGCGCGCAGGGGAGGTGCGCGGGGTGGTCGGCAGGAAGCCCATCCACCTCATCAAGGAGGACGAGCGCAAGCAGGCCGCGAAGCTCACGGAGCTGTGGATCGACATCGGCGCGAGCAACAGCGACGAGGTGGCCGAGCGGGGAGTGCGCGTGGGCGACTCGGCGGTGATAGACGCGCCGCTGCTCGATCTCGGCAACGGCCGCATCGCGAGCCGGTCGATCGACAACCGGATCGGCGCGTTCGTGGTGCTGGAGGCGCTGCGCAAGCTCGCCGAAGACCCCGCTCCCGCGGCGTCCGTGACGGCCGTGGCGACCACCCAGGAGGAGATCGGCCACTCCGGCGGCGGCGCGCGCACGAGCGCCTACCGGCTGGAGCCGGACGTGGCGCTGGTGGTGGACGTCACCTTCGCGACCGACGCGCCGGGGATCGAGAAGAAGGAGTTGGGCGAGCACGAGCTGGGCGGCGGGCCGGTGCTGGCGCGGGGGTCGGCGGCGCACCCGATGGTGTTCGAAAGGCTGGCGGCGGTGGCCGAGCGCGAAGGGATCGCGCACAGCATCACGGCGTCGCCGCGCTACACCTCCACGGACGCCGACGCCATCTATCTGACCCGTGCGGGCGTGGCGACGGGGCTGGTGTCGGTGCCCAACCGCTACATGCACTCGCCCAACGAGATCGTGGCGCTGGACGACCTGGACGCGGCCGCGAATCTTATCGCGGCCTTCTGCCGTGACCTGACGGCCGACGACGACTTCGTGCCGCGCTGA
- a CDS encoding isoaspartyl peptidase/L-asparaginase — protein sequence MPLAAATQVEAGPPTVEWGLVIHGGAGNGVTRENISPERDAEYRAKLQEALRAGHRVLADGGSAVDAVVAAITIMEDSPMFNAGKGAVFTSSGTNELDASIMSGADLNAGAVAGVKRVKNPIVLARAVMEHSRHVMFAREGAETFAEEQGLELVPESYFYTERRMRALERAKEREAERSSALPRETEKFGTVGAVALDRAGNLAAGTSTGGITNKRWGRVGDSPVIGAGTYASNESCGVSATGQGEFFIRNVVAHDICARVQHAGASVKEAADAVVMDRLVRQEAGGGVVVLGANGEIAMAFNTAGMLRGWIGPDGAPTAKLYGDE from the coding sequence GTGCCGCTCGCCGCGGCCACGCAGGTCGAAGCCGGCCCACCCACGGTCGAGTGGGGGCTCGTGATCCACGGCGGCGCGGGCAACGGCGTCACCCGCGAGAACATCAGCCCGGAGCGGGACGCGGAGTACCGAGCCAAGCTCCAGGAGGCGCTGCGCGCGGGACACCGGGTGCTGGCCGACGGCGGCAGCGCGGTGGACGCCGTGGTGGCGGCGATCACCATCATGGAAGACTCCCCCATGTTCAACGCGGGCAAGGGCGCCGTGTTCACGAGCTCGGGGACCAACGAGCTGGACGCATCGATCATGAGCGGCGCCGACCTGAACGCCGGCGCCGTGGCGGGCGTAAAGCGGGTGAAGAACCCCATCGTGCTGGCGCGCGCGGTGATGGAGCACTCGCGCCACGTCATGTTCGCGCGCGAGGGCGCCGAAACCTTCGCGGAAGAGCAGGGGCTGGAGCTGGTGCCGGAGAGCTACTTCTATACCGAACGGCGCATGCGCGCGCTGGAACGCGCGAAGGAGCGCGAGGCCGAGCGCAGCTCGGCGCTGCCGCGGGAGACGGAGAAGTTCGGCACCGTGGGCGCGGTTGCGCTGGACCGGGCCGGCAACCTGGCGGCGGGCACTTCCACGGGCGGCATCACCAACAAGCGCTGGGGCCGCGTGGGCGACTCCCCAGTCATCGGCGCGGGCACGTACGCGAGCAACGAAAGCTGCGGCGTTTCGGCCACCGGGCAGGGCGAGTTCTTCATCCGCAACGTGGTGGCGCACGACATCTGCGCGCGCGTTCAGCACGCCGGCGCGAGCGTGAAGGAGGCCGCCGACGCGGTCGTCATGGACCGGCTCGTGCGCCAGGAGGCGGGCGGCGGCGTGGTGGTGCTCGGCGCGAACGGAGAGATCGCCATGGCGTTCAACACCGCCGGCATGCTGCGCGGCTGGATCGGACCGGACGGCGCGCCCACCGCCAAGCTCTACGGAGACGAATAG
- a CDS encoding pyridoxal-dependent decarboxylase, which produces MSPADFRRHARAVVDRIADYLANVDGLPVLAPVRPGEFRAQVAASMPTDGEPLEDILADFDRLVVPATTHWSHPAFFAYFSSSGSGAGILGEMLAAALNVNAMLWRTGPAATELEDACLDWIRQALGLPATFAGEITDTASTSILYALAAARDAAMPEARAGGMAGLPPGRIYCSAETHSATHKAAATLGLGLDGVRHVALDDAFRMDPRALREAIREDRAAGRVPVAVVATAGSTGTAAIDPLRDIAGVCADEGVWLHVDAAYGGSAALVPGMEWVLDGAELADSIVVNPHKWMFVPLDCSALLVRDRSRLARAFSLTAAFLTVPYDEAGAANLMDYGISLGRRFRALKLWFVLRYFGARGLAERIGEHVRLAGLFESWVDAAEEWEVLAPRHLSLVVFRWRGPAGDDGRPESGARELNEANERILERVNAGGRAFLSHTVLDGLGAEPVYALRLAVGNLRTREEHVRIAWEALGGASSVPARKSRVHRGA; this is translated from the coding sequence ATGTCCCCCGCCGACTTCCGTCGCCACGCCCGCGCGGTCGTCGATCGGATCGCCGACTACCTGGCAAACGTGGACGGTCTGCCGGTGCTGGCGCCGGTGCGGCCGGGCGAATTCCGGGCCCAGGTCGCCGCGTCGATGCCCACCGACGGCGAGCCGCTGGAGGACATCCTCGCGGACTTCGACCGGCTCGTCGTGCCCGCCACTACGCACTGGAGCCACCCCGCGTTCTTCGCCTACTTCTCGAGCAGCGGCTCGGGCGCGGGGATCCTGGGGGAGATGCTGGCCGCGGCGCTCAACGTGAACGCCATGCTGTGGCGCACGGGGCCGGCGGCGACCGAGCTGGAGGACGCCTGCCTGGACTGGATCCGCCAGGCGCTGGGGCTGCCGGCGACCTTCGCGGGCGAGATCACCGACACCGCCTCGACGTCCATCCTCTACGCGCTGGCGGCGGCCCGCGACGCGGCCATGCCCGAAGCTCGCGCGGGGGGCATGGCGGGGCTGCCGCCGGGCCGCATCTATTGCAGCGCCGAGACGCACTCGGCCACGCACAAGGCCGCGGCGACGCTGGGGCTGGGCCTGGACGGCGTCCGGCACGTGGCGCTGGACGACGCCTTCCGCATGGACCCGCGCGCGCTCCGGGAGGCGATCCGGGAGGACAGGGCGGCGGGGCGCGTACCGGTCGCGGTGGTGGCCACGGCCGGATCCACCGGTACGGCGGCGATCGACCCGCTGCGCGACATCGCCGGGGTGTGCGCGGACGAGGGCGTGTGGCTGCACGTCGACGCCGCGTACGGCGGCTCGGCGGCGCTGGTGCCCGGCATGGAATGGGTGCTGGACGGCGCGGAGCTGGCCGACTCGATCGTGGTGAACCCGCACAAGTGGATGTTCGTGCCGCTGGACTGCTCGGCGCTGCTGGTGCGCGACCGCTCGCGGCTGGCGCGGGCGTTCTCGCTCACCGCCGCGTTTCTCACCGTGCCTTACGACGAGGCAGGCGCGGCCAACCTCATGGACTACGGCATCTCGCTGGGCCGGCGCTTCCGCGCGCTCAAGCTGTGGTTCGTGCTGCGCTACTTCGGCGCGCGCGGTTTGGCCGAGCGCATCGGCGAGCACGTCCGGCTGGCGGGTCTCTTCGAGTCATGGGTCGATGCGGCGGAGGAGTGGGAGGTGCTGGCGCCGCGCCACCTGTCGCTCGTGGTGTTTCGCTGGCGGGGCCCGGCGGGCGATGACGGGCGGCCCGAGAGCGGCGCCCGGGAGCTCAACGAGGCCAACGAGCGCATCCTGGAGCGCGTGAACGCGGGCGGGCGCGCGTTCCTGTCGCATACGGTGCTCGACGGGCTCGGCGCGGAGCCCGTGTACGCGCTCAGGCTGGCGGTCGGCAACCTGCGCACGCGCGAGGAGCACGTGCGAATCGCCTGGGAGGCGTTGGGCGGGGCCTCTAGTGTGCCGGCGCGGAAGTCCCGTGTGCACCGAGGCGCGTGA
- a CDS encoding enolase C-terminal domain-like protein: MRIDAARVHVAPLRLRRPFRTAAGETHDRPTILLELDAGDLTGVAECPALPVATHGADDHATALAALREALVPALVPWGRAPGEPSLAALRGLAPDAPMAVSAALMALEDLEARAAGLPLAEWLVRQPEGPAADAGGARTPRAGAEARAVIGLAERADDAVRAATELVEAGYRRLKLKVSPEAGLDGARAVRKAFPGVPLAVDANGSFAAPASGGAAAAAARLAELDALGLEFIEQPLAPADLAGHAQLRRELRTPIGLDESAVGHAAARRAIEAGACDALNVRPALCGGHREALRILAACRDAGVRAWCGGYLEAGVGRAHAIAFARHPALTLGADLSASERYWERDVASPAASLNADGLLVGPAGAGCGVDATLPRPRRRPRNGA, from the coding sequence TTGAGGATCGACGCCGCGCGCGTCCACGTCGCGCCCTTGAGGCTGCGGCGGCCGTTCAGGACCGCAGCCGGCGAAACCCACGACCGCCCCACCATCCTGCTGGAGCTTGACGCCGGCGACCTGACGGGCGTCGCCGAGTGCCCGGCGCTCCCCGTCGCGACCCACGGAGCCGATGACCACGCCACCGCGCTGGCGGCGCTGCGCGAAGCGCTCGTGCCGGCGCTGGTGCCGTGGGGGCGCGCCCCCGGCGAACCGTCGCTCGCAGCGCTCCGCGGCCTGGCCCCCGACGCGCCGATGGCGGTATCCGCGGCGCTCATGGCGCTGGAGGACCTGGAGGCGCGCGCGGCGGGGTTGCCGCTGGCGGAGTGGCTGGTGCGCCAGCCGGAGGGGCCGGCGGCCGACGCGGGCGGCGCGCGGACGCCGCGCGCGGGCGCCGAGGCGCGCGCCGTGATCGGCCTGGCGGAGCGAGCCGATGACGCCGTGCGCGCGGCCACCGAGCTGGTGGAGGCGGGCTACCGGCGACTCAAGCTCAAGGTGTCGCCGGAGGCGGGCCTGGACGGAGCGCGCGCGGTCCGCAAGGCGTTTCCGGGGGTGCCGCTGGCGGTGGACGCGAACGGCTCGTTCGCGGCGCCGGCGTCTGGAGGCGCGGCGGCGGCCGCTGCCCGCCTGGCGGAGCTCGACGCGCTGGGGCTGGAGTTCATCGAACAGCCTCTGGCGCCCGCCGATCTGGCCGGCCACGCACAGCTGCGGCGCGAGCTGCGCACCCCCATCGGCCTCGACGAGTCCGCCGTCGGCCACGCCGCGGCGCGCCGGGCGATCGAGGCGGGCGCTTGCGACGCGCTGAACGTCCGGCCGGCGCTGTGCGGCGGCCACCGCGAAGCGCTGCGCATCCTGGCGGCGTGCCGGGACGCCGGCGTGCGGGCTTGGTGCGGCGGCTACCTGGAGGCCGGCGTGGGCCGCGCGCACGCCATCGCCTTCGCGCGCCACCCGGCGCTCACGCTGGGCGCGGACCTGTCGGCCTCCGAGCGGTACTGGGAGCGGGACGTCGCGTCGCCCGCGGCGAGCCTGAACGCCGACGGGCTACTGGTGGGCCCCGCGGGAGCCGGCTGCGGCGTGGACGCTACCCTCCCGCGCCCTCGCCGTCGCCCTCGAAATGGGGCGTGA
- a CDS encoding MBL fold metallo-hydrolase — translation MTSYAPREVDGFPGLRVIRADNPSHLTLDGTRTHVVGRERCVVIDPGPADSGHLDRVAAALAGAEAATIALTHDHPDHAEGAAGLAERLVTAGLEDAGRVLALADGTLEDAHTLDTDVGRLVALATPGHTRDHASFYWPGAGVVFCGDLMTGGLDTALVASPEGHLGDYLASLERLRALSPRAIFPAHGPPFADSPEGAIATYLEHRRSRLAQVREALAAGLSEPADVVALVYGDSLPGALLGPATAAVMAYLEHLESAP, via the coding sequence ATGACGTCGTACGCGCCCCGGGAGGTGGACGGCTTCCCGGGGCTCCGCGTGATCCGCGCGGACAACCCCTCCCACCTCACCCTGGACGGCACGCGCACCCACGTGGTGGGGCGGGAGCGGTGCGTGGTGATCGATCCGGGGCCGGCCGATTCCGGCCACCTGGACCGCGTGGCAGCCGCGCTGGCCGGCGCCGAAGCCGCGACCATCGCGCTGACCCACGACCACCCCGACCACGCCGAGGGCGCCGCGGGGCTGGCCGAGCGCCTCGTGACTGCGGGCCTGGAGGACGCCGGGCGCGTCCTCGCCCTGGCGGACGGCACCCTGGAGGACGCCCACACGCTGGACACCGACGTGGGCCGGCTTGTGGCCCTCGCCACGCCCGGCCACACGCGTGACCATGCGTCCTTCTACTGGCCGGGCGCCGGCGTGGTCTTCTGCGGCGACCTCATGACGGGCGGGCTGGACACCGCCCTGGTGGCCTCGCCGGAGGGGCACCTGGGCGACTACCTGGCCTCGCTGGAGCGGCTGCGCGCGCTGAGCCCGCGGGCGATCTTCCCGGCGCACGGCCCGCCGTTCGCGGACTCGCCCGAGGGCGCCATCGCCACCTACCTGGAGCACCGCCGGTCCCGCCTGGCGCAGGTGCGCGAAGCGCTCGCCGCGGGGCTGAGCGAGCCCGCCGACGTGGTCGCGCTGGTGTACGGGGACTCTCTGCCGGGGGCGCTGCTGGGGCCCGCGACCGCCGCAGTCATGGCGTACCTGGAGCACCTCGAGTCGGCGCCTTGA
- a CDS encoding DUF456 family protein, whose translation MSGLLVGSILTAVLVAGLLAIPFGLPGLWIMVGALAVGWLAGPVGGGVMLLCLALAGAAELGEWLLLRDMSARFGGSPRAFWGAIGGGFLGLLIGAPVPVVGSLIASVAGTFAGAAAVTYWESRRAGAAGRVGMGAVLGRAASVVLKAGAGVAILALGVSALVL comes from the coding sequence ATGAGCGGACTGCTGGTTGGATCGATCCTGACCGCCGTGCTGGTGGCGGGGCTGCTGGCCATCCCCTTCGGGCTGCCCGGCCTGTGGATCATGGTCGGGGCGCTGGCGGTGGGCTGGCTGGCGGGGCCCGTCGGCGGCGGCGTCATGCTCCTGTGCCTGGCGCTGGCGGGCGCCGCCGAGCTGGGCGAGTGGCTTCTGCTGCGGGACATGAGCGCGCGCTTCGGCGGCAGCCCCCGGGCTTTCTGGGGGGCGATCGGGGGCGGCTTCCTGGGCCTGTTGATCGGCGCCCCCGTACCGGTGGTCGGCTCGCTCATCGCGAGCGTCGCGGGCACCTTCGCGGGCGCCGCTGCGGTGACCTACTGGGAGTCGCGCCGGGCGGGCGCGGCGGGGCGCGTGGGCATGGGGGCGGTCCTGGGGCGCGCGGCGTCGGTGGTGCTCAAGGCCGGCGCGGGCGTGGCGATCCTCGCGCTGGGCGTATCCGCCCTGGTGCTGTGA